The following is a genomic window from Parus major isolate Abel chromosome 14, Parus_major1.1, whole genome shotgun sequence.
AGCGGGGTGCGGGGTGGGACAAGGGGTGCAGGCAGCATTTGTAACctctcagcagccccagccctgaggGCGGGAGCACCCTGGTGTCCCCCTGCCCCACACCCGTCACCCCACAGGCTCCACGTGTGTGTCACGCCGGGACCTGGCACACGCTGTCCCCACGCTGTCCCCACGCTGTCCCCACGCTGTCCCCACGCTGAGCCACCGGCCCCAAGAGCGCCGAGAGCCCTGTCAGCAGCCAGGGAACCCCTCTCTGCTTTTGGGGTGAATCTCCCCACACCCCAACCTCACTGGCACCCTACGATCCCCCGGGAGGGCCcgatcccagctcccagccctcccagcactgctcgCTCCCGGGGAAGATGCTGCTCATTCCCGAAGAGCTCGGGTTCACATGGAGTCCCTGTGCCGAGGGTGGGGTGACAAGGGGGACAGCACGGCAGCTCCCGGGCTGGGAGACTCAGCCAAGGTCACGGAACCAGCGGGGGGCGAGTGGGGGAACAGTTAATTATCCTGACCCCCAAGAAATTCCCTCCCCGTGCCCGGGGGAGAGCcgccagctgggccagggctgggtgggGATGGAGGATCGAGGCGATGGAGCTCAGGAGGGGCTGGTGGGGGCCGGGGGGCAGCGGGTGGAAATCTCTGGCGGCCCCATCGTGCCGCGAGCAGAGCCCCACGCCACGCAGCGCTGGTGCTCCACGGCCTCATCTCGCAATCAGGTCACGGGGGTGGGTGCAGACCCCCGCCTCGCCGGCCGGACCGAGCCCACGGCCCCCCCGGGGCTCCATCCGGCACCCAGACCCCGCCGGCGGCGCTGGGGCTCCGTGCCCAGCACCCCTCGTCCTTGAGGGCGCACCGGGCAGGATCCGACCCGGCGCTGACGGAGGGAGAGGCCACAAGTGACACGAGTCGCGCGTTCTCAGCGGCACAAGGAGGGCCGGCTCCCCCGGGGCGGTGATGAGGGGCACCGAGGGACGCTGGCGGGGGGTGGCACGGCCTCGGTGGCCGCCCCGGGTGGGCAGCGCTGCCCGCCGCTCTCAGCCGTGCCCGGTGCTGCGAGCATCCCTGCCCCCGGTAGCGATGGCCGGGGTCCGGCGGCCCCCCCGAGCGCAGCCCGGTGCCCCCCGGGCGGCCTCACCTGCTCCTggatgagctgcagcagggagctcctgTCCATGCACCCGGCGGGCGGAGGGCTCNNNNNNNNNNNNNNNNNNNNNNNNNNNNNNNNNNNNNNNNNNNNNNNNNNNNNNNNNNNNNNNNNNNNNNNNNNNNNNNNNNNNNNNNNNNNNNNNNNNNNNNNNNNNNNNNNNNNNNNNNNNNNNNNNNNNNNNNNNNNNNNNNNNNNNNNNNNNNNNNNNNNNNNNNNNNNNNNNNNNNNNNNNNNNNNNNNNNNNNNNNNNNNNNNNNNNNNNNNNNNNNNNNNNNNNNNNNNNNNNNNNNNNNNNNNNNNNNNNNNNNNNNNNNNNNNNNNNNNNNNNNNNNNNNNNNNNNNNNNNNNNNNNNNNNNNNNNNNNNNNNNNNNNNNNNNNCCCAGGGAACGGGCAGGGAACCGGCACCCGGCGATCCCAGCATGGGATGGTGCCGGCATCCCGGTACGGATGTACCTGTACGGGAACCTGCATCCCGGTATGAGAACCTGCATCCCAGCACAGGAATCTGCATCCCAGTACAGGAACCTTCATCCCAGTACGGGAACCTGCATTCTGGTCCAGCTGTGGGCACACCAGTACTGGTACCCACATCCCAATATGGTAACTACATCCTGGCATGATACCTGCATCCCAGTGTGCTATCTACATCCCAGCACTGGTACCCACATCCTGGCCCAGGACCTGCATTCCagaacagctcagagctgttATATCCATCCTGGTGTGGATTCCTGCATCCCACTCCCCATGTCCCAGCACTGATACTCACATCCTGGAATGGGATCTGGATCCTGGTGTGATCCCTGCGTCCCAGTACAGGAATGGAATATGAAATACTTGGAGTGGGAACTTGTATTCCATTTCCAGTGCTGCATCCCAGCACAGGTACAGGTATTCCAGTACCCTCATCCCGGTGCATGGTTTTGCAGCTGCACCCTGCTAGAGGAGTCCATATCCTGGTTCAGTACCTGCATCCCAGAACAGACACCAGCATCCCAGAATGGACACCNNNNNNNNNNNNNNNNNNNNNNNNNNNNNNNNNNNNNNNNNNNNNNNNNNNNNNNNNNNNNNNNNNNNNNNNNNNNNNNNNNNNNNNNNNNNNNNNNNNNNNNNNNNNNNNNNNNNNNNNNNNNNNNNNNNNNNNNNNNNNNNNNNNNNNNNNNNNNNNNNNNNNNNNNNNNNNNNNNNNNNNNNNNNNNGCATCCCAGAATGGACACCTGCATCCCAGAATGGACACCTGCATGCCAACACCAAGTACCTGCTGAATCTGGCACAGGTGACTGCAAACATTCCCTCCACTCTGACCCTGCACCCACAGGCCAGCACAATCTGGGTACATTCCCCATAGCACAAGGGCCACAGAGCCTCCAttgctgtcccctgccccaggctctggGACAGCCTGGCACTGGGGCCCTGGAACTGATGCCTTTGTGTGACATGCCCAGTGTCACCCAGGCCAAGCTCCCCTGGatccccaggcagggcagggatgtccccaggaccCATCCCTGGTGCTGTTCTCACTTCCCAGAGCCACGGCTcagccccactgcagctgcccagggagctctgggctCCCCAGCCCTACCAGGCTCCTTCCCTGGGGACTGTGTGTGGCCATGGCTGGGCTCCCATGGCCCTGCCACTCgtgtcccctgccccaggccCGTGTCTGTCCCAGCACAGCGTCCATGTCCTGCACACCAGCGCTATTAATACACACCAGGGCACGTGGGCCCGCAGCTCCCGTGGGATCCAGCCTGGTTCGGAGTCACAAGGGAGCACCGCGTGTCCCGTCCGCCTTGGAAAATCACCTCCTCTGCCCggcctggcagcaccagctgtgTAACCCAACATCCCTGGCCCTTGGCTGAGCGTGTGGGAAGGGTCTCCTCTCCCCCCACAGCCCAGAGGGATCCCCTCACATGTGGGAGCAGTCTGACCCCGTCCGGTGTCAGTGCACAGGCTCTGGAAGATCCTTGGTGTGCACCCACATTCCCTGTGCCCAGCGCCCGTGGCTGAGGCTGCCGAGACAGAAAtagcagagggaaaagctgccAGGGGAAAacgggagcagggaggggaggtggCACAGCCCTGCGAGCTGTGGGTGCAGGGGGAAAGTGTCTGCAGGGGAGTGGGGAGCCCCAAACGGGGACTGGCACAGAGATCCACAGCTCCCAAGGCAGCCAAAATCTCCCACTTTCCATGGATTCCCAGGCAGAGAACCATGGGATCCATCACCTCCTTCCCTGTCTCTCCGCCCTGGCTGGCACTTGTTGCACAAGGATCTGTGTCCCCAGGCACCCAGGAGTCCTGGCCAGCCCCAAggctcagcccagcacctcaggcttctgctcctgccctctctcCCTGTGACCACCCCAAGCagggcagcccagctcccactgcagcccacAGAGCGCCCAGGGACGAGGgtcctgctcctcagctgaCACAGGACAAGGTGTGCAAGCGCAAGGTGTGTAAAAATTTATTCTGCTGTAGAGAACAAACCTAAAACCTTACAGCTCCAGCAGATGTGGAGCAGGGAGACACCAGGCACGGGCCTGGCTGGCAGAGCCACGCAGGGTGGGCACAGACAGGGACGTGAAACACGAGGGACGTGGCCCTGGCAGGGACCGGGGCcagcagggggacagggacaccacCCTGGGAGAGACACTGGTACTGCCCAGAGATTTCTGCACCCCCTGGCTGGCTCTGGCCAcgataaaacatttaaatagacaaaacacaggaaaagcagctctgggtgctACGTAGGAGCTGcccccacagctgcctgcagactGACCCCGAGCGTGCTGGGGAAGGCCAGGCtggtggcacagccaggagctgatCCAGGCTCCCCCTGGGGGACGGAAacccagggatgggcactgctgctgctctttgggactcacagacagggacactggggggTTTTGGCCCCAGTGGGTGCTGAGCTCACtcccagcagctgaaagcagctcaggggtgggcaggggacaggagaCAGCACAGGAAGGAGCTTCCAGTGGTGCCAGGAGATGCAATGTCCAGAGCCTCGCCAGCCTCTGTGGGATAGGGCCccacagaggggacagcaggaccCAGGGCACAGCATGGCACCAGCTCAGTgatggcactgccagggaatGACTGAACACACAGGGGGCATCCAACACCCTCCCAGTCCTTGCCAGGGCTCCCAGAACCCTGCAAATACTGGTGGCCATGAATACTGGTGGCCAGGAGTGGGGATGGGCCACgcaggaggcaggaaaggagggcAGAGGGACACTGAGCCTGGCACGCTGCAGGACTCACAGCAACAGGAAGGAGCTCAGGACAAACCCTGGTTGTCACTGTCCCCCctcagcccaggacagcagccaCCGTATCCCAGCAAGAGGGGCCAGGCCTGACCCCAaacactggggctgggggtgtcaGTGCCTggccctccctccccagctgcctttcccagcGCTGGCTGAGGGAAACCGGGACAGGAGATGGAGATgtgccccagggagctgcagccacgAGCTCATTtgacagctcagctgctgctggagctcccagAGGCTCCGGGAGCGTTGCGCCCTCCAGAATTGagggcaccagcacagccctctgggGAGGGGATGTGCCCAGTCCAACAGACACCGAAACACTCATGTTTGAGCTTAAAAACAAGCGTTAAAAAAATCGAACAGAATAAAAGATGAGGGTgatcctccagctgctggtgaggcagagccctcctggcagagctgcctggggtCAGGAGGACACAGGGTGAGGCTGGCCAGGGCCAGGGATGGatcctgctggtgctgggagctcCGGCTTCACTGCTCCTGCAATCCAGGCTGGGGCAAAGGAGGATTTCCTACCAGGGGCCGGCTTGAGGCGGGGCCCCTCCCTGGGCGTCGCTGGGGACGGGGAGCTGGTGTCACGGGGAGGGGGTGGAGAGTGGCTCTCATTTGTTCTTGGCCAGCAGGCGGTACAGGGTGAAGCCCACCAACGCCGTCACCGCCGCCCCCAGCGCCACCCGCAGCCAGAAGGACGCGACTCCCAACTCCACGGCGTTCAGGTGGCTGCAAGGAAACACAGGAGAGGCTGGTGAGTGTGGCTGTCCCGCTGCTCCTACCCCACACTGCGAGGCAGGGGAGTGCCAGGGGGTGAGCCCAGCACCGGCAGGAACAGCCCAGTGAGAATCTGAGAGATTCCCCGTCCCTGCAAGCAGAGCACTCGTCACCCGGCATCACCGTCAAGCCAAGGGAGGGCTGTGGGACGGATgtggctgtcccctcccctgccctggaaACAGCTCTCCAACACCTAAATAATTAGACAGGTATCTGCCTTTCTAGGTCAAGCTGCCTTTCCAGCTGCCAGTGCACGGAGAGCCTGGATGCCAGCATGGGGACACCGGTGACAGGGACCAAAGGGCAGCGAGGGACAGCGCCCAGTGCTGCCCCAGCGTACACATTCCCTTCCCAAACACGTGCTGTCCTGCACTGATgtgctcctctcctctctctccctccatCCATAATTCATTCCCCACTACATTGGGGGAACACAGCCAATCCCCGGCCCTCCATTAcgctgttatttatttataccaCATACCCTAAGATatattaagaatatttaaattttaatactgcagaagaggagaaaaaaaaaaaaaaagcgtcagctctaaaaataaagttgtttatTGAAAAGAAGCTGGAGGGAAAACTACTCACTAGTAATCCCATCCTGCCTTCCAACGCTCCCACACGTTCAGGGCCCCTGGAGCTGCACTcgcccttcccagccctggggtgaTTCCATTCACAGGGatcctcctcccttcccacagctccctcaccTCCTGTGAccagcctgctgctgtcctgccccGCTGCCAGCCCCTCTGGGGTGCAGCTCCTCCCAAAGGGAAGCTGTGTGACAGAGGTCTCGCTTCACTGACCTCTTTTTCAGTCTGATCCATCTCATCGGGAGAAAATAGCTGCCACCCCCCCCCCGTGGGCCTTGGCAAACTAAGCTGGCTACTCCTCTTCAGCGTTTTTTATCCTAggcttcaaaaataaacactcCTGTGGCAGGATCTATCTACTAAATCTGCCAGAGACATACacacaagcagaagaaaacctcCCCCCTCTGCAATTAGAGGAAGAAATGgcttttctgtttcaattaTTTGTATAAGCAGATCACAGAACACTGGAATGGTTTGAGTGGAAAGGAATCTTAAAgttcatctcatcccacccccctgccattggcagggacaccttccactgtcccaggctgctccaagccccatccagcctggccttggacacttccagggatccaggggcagccacagctgctctgggcaccctgtgccagggcctgcccaccctgccagggaacaattccttcccaatatcccatctaatcCTGTCCTCCCTCAGCTTAAGGCCatccccccttgtcctgtcactgcatgccCTACATGACaccaaaagctgcagagaaaccaaagcaaaagcaatgtggcagaggcagggctgggacacagccccctccccaggctgtgctcccagcagagcccctcCATGGCAAGGATACTAACGGGAAGGTGGCAGCAGTGGCCAGTTTGGTGTAGACAGTGGTGCTGGGTGgtccctggctgtggcaggagaagaggaaaggtgGAGGGAGGCAGTGCTTGTAGCAGAACTCAGCTGGGAagagccctggctgctggctggcttCTGGCAGGTCTGTCTTGGAGGCCACAAAGACACAGGGGATCTGGCTGTCCAGGTAGTGttgctgcagagacagagaaacaCCAGCGAGGGGTTAAGGACCAACCCCTGGGAGAGGCAGGGCTGCCATGAAGGCTGATGTCCCCCATGCCCCTGGTGAAGTCAACCAGGACCCCTGTGGTCACCCAGGACCCCCTGTAAAGTCCCCAGGGTCCCTGCCAGCTACCTTATAGATGCTGGCACAGTAGCTGAAGGATTTGGGGTCGCTCAGGCTGTAGATGAAGCAGGCGACGTCGCAGGCCGCGTCCGACGGCTTCGTGAACGTCGTGTCAGCGCTGACCTCgtacagctgcagcacaggggacagggatggtggCACAGCCgtgtcccagggcagctcctcacACCCCACATGTGCCAGAACAGCCACAGGCACNNNNNNNNNNNNNNNNNNNNNNNNNNNNNNNNNNNNNNNNNNNNNNNNNNNNNNNNNNNNNNNNNNNNNNNNNNNNNNNNNNNNNNNNNNNNNNNNNNNNNNNNNNNNNNNNNNNNNNNNNNNNNNNNNNNNNNNNNNNNNNNNNNNNNNNNNNNNNNNNNNNNNNNNNNNNNNNNNNNNNNNNNNNNNNNNNNNNNNNNNNNNNNNNNNNNNNNNNNNNNNNNNNNNNNNNNNNNNNNNNNNNNNNNNNNNNNNNNNNNNNNNNNNNNNNNNNNNNNNNNNNNNNNNNNNNNNNNNNNNNNNNNNNNNNNNNNNNNNNNNNNNNNNNNNNNNNNNNNNNNNNNNNNNNNNNNNNNNNNNNNNNNNNNNNNNNNNNNNNNNNNNNNNNNNNNNNNNNNNNNNNNNNNNNNNNNNNNNNNNNNNNNNNNNNNNNNNNNNNNNNNNNNNNNNNNNNNNNNNNNNNNNNNNNNNNNNNNNNNNNNNNNNNNNNNNNNNNNNNNNNNNNNNNNNNNNNNNNNNNNNNNNNNNNNNNNNNNNNNNNNNNNNNNNNNNNNNNNNNNNNNNNNNNNNNNNNNNNNNNNNNNNNNNNNNNNNNNNNNNNNNNNNNNNNNNNNNNNNNNNNNNNNNNNNNNNNNNNNNNNNNNNNNNNNNNNNNNNNNNNNNNNNNNNNNNNNNNNNNNNNNNNNNNNNNNNNNNNNNNNNNNNNNNNNNNNNNNNNNNNNNNNNNNNNNNNNNNNNNNNNNNNNNNNNNNNNNNNNNNNNNNNNNNNNNNNNNNNNNNNNNNNNNNNNNNNNNNNNNNNNNNNNNNNNNNNNNNNNNNNNNNNNNNNNNNNNNNNNNNNNNNNNNNNNNNNNNNNNNNNNNNNNNNNNNNNNNNNNNNNNNNNNNNNNNNNNNNNNNNNNNNNNNNNNNNNNNNNNNNNNNNNNNNNNNNNNNNNNNNNNNNNNNNNNNNNNNNNNNNNNNNNNNNNNNNNNNNNNNNNNNNNNNNNNNNNNNNNNNNNNNNNNNNNNNNNNNNNNNNNNNNNNNNNNNNNNNNNNNNNNNNNNNNNNNNNNNNNNNNNNNNNNNNNNNNNNNGGCCCCATGTGCCAGGATATGGGGACACAGCCCCATAAGGGCCAGACACTGCACAattccctgctgtcccacacTTACTATGAGGTACTTCTCCTGGCCATTGACCTGCACTGTGTTGATGGTGTAGAGGGACGGCTGTCCTGGGTTCTCCCTCTGGGCCTGTCACCAAGGGAAACGCTGTCTCAGGCAGTGGAGATGTGCTGGGTGAGGGACAGTGCCCCAGCCCCCCTGGCCTGACAGCCACCTGAGGGGCAGCCAGGCCCTGTCGTGAGATGTGGGGCTGCTCCTAACAGGCAGGAAAGTCAACATTGCTGTGGccaggcagggaaaaggcagagccCCTCGGGagaagcagagggagcaggCCCACTGCCTTGGCCAGGATTAAGGACACCAAAGCCAGCACACGGGGAGGTTGTGAAGGGCACGAAGCAGGGGGGCCTGgccacaggcagggaggtgCCAGCAGGGGACAGATGGCTCCAGGAcccccagctgtgcctcctGCTCCGCCCTGGGAGCGTGGCCGGCCAGGGAGCAGCCACTCACCGCCAGGCTCCTGCCGAGGAAGGCCTGCAGGAAGGCGGACTTGCCTGCGCCCCGCGCTCCCAGCACCTTGCACAGGAAGACATTCCTCTGGGTCTGCCCTTTCTCCAGGTCAATCCTCTTCTCCCGGGTCACTGGCAGGAGAGAGGGTGGTGAGAGCCAGGAGGGACCCAACTTGTGACAGAAGGGGAGGGCATGGCTGTACCTGTGAGGGCTTGGGTCTGGGAGTCCTGCTCCGAGATGATGGGGTAGCCCAAGTAGCCCAGGCACTCCAGGCAGTGCCGTACGTCCAGGTAAGCCACGAGCCTGGAGAGACAGAGCACGCCAGGAGGGTCAGCAAGGGCTGAGTGATGTGACCGAGGGCCAGGGAGAGGGACTGAGCTTACGTCCACTGGCAGAGGAATCCATGCAGGGAAAGCAGGCCTTTATCAGTGGTGCATACCGTGTTGTAGAGCTCGGGGCCCCAGGGCACGCGGGGGAACACGCTGAAGAagttctgcagctctgtgtgcgACAGGGCTCCGTCCTGGTCCTGCCAAAACACAGGGAGTCACCAGGGAGGCAGGTGGgccctgccacctccctgctgtggAACATCACAGGGATGCTGTGAACAGCAGGAACCGATCGATTGCAGcgaggctggagctgggtgagCTCACAGAGCCTGTGCCTCAGGGACTGCCAGCACTGCACAACAGCAAACGTGCTTTGGGACTGCAGCTGCAACCAGGCAGGACCTGTTCATgcccaccccacagccctgagctgctgttcctggaactcctggagccagctgtcccacagcagcctgcatcagcccagcctggcctgacAGAGGCCAACTCAGCgctctggctgctgtgcctgAAGGGGACCTACAGGCACCTGGGCACCCAGGGATGTGCATCCATCCAGTTCTGCCACTCCCCATGGCCACAGAGCTGACCTGGACACACAGGGATGTGTGTCCACTCTCTGCTGCCATTCCTGAGCCACTCCTGTTGTCAGAGCTGCCATACCCCAGATGCACATCAACATCTGAATAGCCAGTCTGAGCAGGTGCATCCAATACATCCCCTTCTCCCACTCTGCAAGAGCCTGAGTTTGGCACAAATGTGttgctttctctccctctctccagcctggcagccctCCACCAGGCTGGCAGATGCTGATGTTTGGTCCATGGCTGCtggccagcagctgtgcccGCTTCCCTGCCCCCCTCCCTTCAGCCAGGCGCTACAAGCTTGATGCCAACTCAGACCCAGTCCCTCAAAGTCCAAACTGCCCTTTGGTCAAGAGTAGTGACCACAACCCCATGTCCCTGACAGGCCATCTGACTACCTACAGCTCGCTGTGGCCACTTCCTGCTCCCAAAGCCTCCAAAGAGGGAATGCTGTGGCAGAGGAAAGCCCTTCCCTGGTGCTCCATGGGCTCCACAGAGGGGTGGTTAGGGGAGCacctgtgcccaggtgtgcaggcccagcagagcagcccctccCCTGgagccctgcactgctgcccaCCTTGTCGTGCTTCTCAAAGAGCCTCTGCAGGAACTGGTACCCCAGGTGGTTGAGCTCCGTGGAGCAGCCGGGAGGCACGCGGATCCTGTTGGGAAAATGGAATGATTCAGGTTGGAAAACCCCTCCATGATCGAGTCCAACTGCTCCAACATTAtcaaggccaccactgaccccaagtgccacatcttCATGGCTTTAAATCCCTCCAAGGATGgggggactccaccactgccctgggcagctgtgccagtgcctgaccatcctttcagcaaagaaatttttcctgctgcccaacctaaacctccctttTATCTTTCATATCTTATTCTCCAGTTCAGACCCCCAGATGAGCCTCCTCAAGCCCTGAACTAAGGGCAGTGTGTGAGCACATCTCACCCAGAGGACACAGCTCCCTTCTTTTGGGGAGAATCCCCTGGGGATGCACAGTGGCCTTTCCTTGGCACATCCCAAGCAGCCCAGGAGATGCTGTGCCCTTGCTCTGCCTCATGCCCAGGGCttcagcagggcacagcagtgccCCGGGTGCTATCCACCAGCATGtccctgtcacctccctgcagcctgctctctgggaagaggaggaggcagctctCAAGCCAAACCCTTCCATTCCTGCCAGCTCCCCATCTCCAGagtggcagggagcagagaagaGACAGCAGCTGCACAATCAGCCGCGAGGGCTGTGCTGACAGCTCACTGCTCCTGACAGAGCCGTTCTGCCTCGCTCAGccagggacacagcagcctCCAAGAACCCCTTGCTGATGTCAAGGGAAGTCTGGGATTTCATTCCCCACTTTCTGCCTAAATCAGCAGCCCCAAGGCCTGCTGTATTTGTCCCCAGCCCCACGTCAGCTCCTGCCCAAGGGGAAGGCGAGGACTGAGAATCTGAGAACCAAAGggcccacagcagctcctggggtgcAGGGAGGATCCAGCCaaggtgctggggatgctgagccATGCCCCACAGGAATGTGGccccctgggcagccctggacACGCACTGTGGGTACAGGTAGTCATCTGTCAGCTCCAGCTCGTCGTCGTAGCCGAAGCGGCGCAGGATGGTCCAGGTGGTCTCGTGCCGGCCCCTCTGGATGAAGAGGGTGTTGAGGAAGAGGAAGCCTGCAGGAGAGATCAGGGGGCTCAGTTCAGGCTCAGGGATCCACTCCTCAGCCgtgttttccctgtgaaaaCAGACTGCTGGGACAGAGAGATCTAGCAGCCACAGTTTTAACAAGAGGAACTAATTAGTCTTGGAATGAGAGCCAGGAGGCTCAGGTCAAGGACAGGGCTCCCTGGGATATCCCTCCATcccctgggaaggagcagggagccctggggctgtTACCATTCAAGGTGAGGCCGTTGTCCTGCACCCCGTCTGTCGTGTTCTTCCACACAACCATCTTCACGTCCTCCAGGGCCTGGGGAGCCAGGGGGTTTCCAAAACAAGACTTCTGCCTCCCAAGAGAATGAAGGCCATTGTCAGCAAAGCACTCAGAGAGAACAATCCTTTCTCACCAGGTTCCCTCTTCCCTGGCAGGGAATGGGGTTTCAGGGAGGGAAAATCTACTCTGCTCACAGATTTCTGCCTTAGGCCTTGACCAAACCCCTGTTCATCAGCATCCAAATAATTTAGAACTCTCAGCATCTCCAGAGCCTTGTGGTCTTGCCATGGCAGAGCAAACTCAGCCCAAGCTTAGGAAGACAGAAACCCACATGCTCAGAGATGCATCCTGCAGTGCTTCAGCCGTGCCACAGAAACACCCAACAGGAATGTGATGGCTGTGTCAGGAGAGGGGCAACTTCCCTGCTGGAAAGGGAATCCCAGGCACTGGGaactcctcagctctgcagccacccTACCTGGAAGTAGTTGAGCTCATCATCACTGAGGATCTGGTTGTTGTCCTGGTCCGAGAGGTTGAAGATCCGCGTCAGTGCTCGAGCACAGGCGGGTTTGAGCTGCAAGGACCAACCACAGTGATCATCAcagggcagcagccacagcctggcccttcctcctgcagccccacacgCAGTGGGTTCCCTTCCTGCACTTCTGGCCAGTACCACAGCCACCTTGGAGGTGGGAaccattaaggttggaaaacaGCTCCAAGATCTGAGtccagctgttccccaggactgccaaggccaccactagCCCACggccccaagtgccacatccacagagCTTTGAAAT
Proteins encoded in this region:
- the LOC107211056 gene encoding mitochondrial Rho GTPase 2 isoform X12 encodes the protein MALVGEEFPEECSAKNLKNISELFYYAQKAVLHPTAPLYDPEEKQLKPACARALTRIFNLSDQDNNQILSDDELNYFQKSCFGNPLAPQALEDVKMVVWKNTTDGVQDNGLTLNGFLFLNTLFIQRGRHETTWTILRRFGYDDELELTDDYLYPQIRVPPGCSTELNHLGYQFLQRLFEKHDKDQDGALSHTELQNFFSVFPRVPWGPELYNTVCTTDKGLLSLHGFLCQWTLVAYLDVRHCLECLGYLGYPIISEQDSQTQALTVTREKRIDLEKGQTQRNVFLCKVLGARGAGKSAFLQAFLGRSLAAQRENPGQPSLYTINTVQVNGQEKYLILYEVSADTTFTKPSDAACDVACFIYSLSDPKSFSYCASIYKQHYLDSQIPCVFVASKTDLPEASQQPGLFPAEFCYKHCLPPPFLFSCHSQGPPSTTVYTKLATAATFPHLNAVELGVASFWLRVALGAAVTALVGFTLYRLLAKNK
- the LOC107211056 gene encoding mitochondrial Rho GTPase 2 isoform X10 yields the protein MKRDVRILLLGEAQVGKTSLIMALVGEEFPEEANVVCMVYDVTKEATIDKIRTKWIPMVNGGLEKGSRIPIILVGNKSDLQMGSSMEVILPIMNQFSEIETCVECSAKNLKNISELFYYAQKAVLHPTAPLYDPEEKQLKPACARALTRIFNLSDQDNNQILSDDELNYFQKSCFGNPLAPQALEDVKMVVWKNTTDGVQDNGLTLNGFLFLNTLFIQRGRHETTWTILRRFGYDDELELTDDYLYPQIRVPPGCSTELNHLGYQFLQRLFEKHDKDQDGALSHTELQNFFSVFPRVPWGPELYNTVCTTDKGLLSLHGFLCQWTLVAYLDVRHCLECLGYLGYPIISEQDSQTQALTVTREKRIDLEKGQTQRNVFLCKVLGARGAGKSAFLQAFLGRSLAAQRENPGQPSLYTINTVQVNGQEKYLILYEVSADTTFTKPSDAACDVACFIYSLSDPKSFSYCASIYKQHYLDSQIPCVFVASKTDLPEASQQPGLFPAEFCYKHCLPPPFLFSCHSQGPPSTTVYTKLATAATFPHLNAVELGVASFWLRVALGAAVTALVGFTLYRLLAKNK
- the LOC107211056 gene encoding mitochondrial Rho GTPase 2 isoform X14, translated to MALVGEEFPEELKPACARALTRIFNLSDQDNNQILSDDELNYFQKSCFGNPLAPQALEDVKMVVWKNTTDGVQDNGLTLNGFLFLNTLFIQRGRHETTWTILRRFGYDDELELTDDYLYPQIRVPPGCSTELNHLGYQFLQRLFEKHDKDQDGALSHTELQNFFSVFPRVPWGPELYNTVCTTDKGLLSLHGFLCQWTLVAYLDVRHCLECLGYLGYPIISEQDSQTQALTVTREKRIDLEKGQTQRNVFLCKVLGARGAGKSAFLQAFLGRSLAAQRENPGQPSLYTINTVQVNGQEKYLILYEVSADTTFTKPSDAACDVACFIYSLSDPKSFSYCASIYKQHYLDSQIPCVFVASKTDLPEASQQPGLFPAEFCYKHCLPPPFLFSCHSQGPPSTTVYTKLATAATFPHLNAVELGVASFWLRVALGAAVTALVGFTLYRLLAKNK
- the LOC107211056 gene encoding mitochondrial Rho GTPase 2 isoform X15: MMSSTTSRQKSCFGNPLAPQALEDVKMVVWKNTTDGVQDNGLTLNGFLFLNTLFIQRGRHETTWTILRRFGYDDELELTDDYLYPQIRVPPGCSTELNHLGYQFLQRLFEKHDKDQDGALSHTELQNFFSVFPRVPWGPELYNTVCTTDKGLLSLHGFLCQWTLVAYLDVRHCLECLGYLGYPIISEQDSQTQALTVTREKRIDLEKGQTQRNVFLCKVLGARGAGKSAFLQAFLGRSLAAQRENPGQPSLYTINTVQVNGQEKYLILYEVSADTTFTKPSDAACDVACFIYSLSDPKSFSYCASIYKQHYLDSQIPCVFVASKTDLPEASQQPGLFPAEFCYKHCLPPPFLFSCHSQGPPSTTVYTKLATAATFPHLNAVELGVASFWLRVALGAAVTALVGFTLYRLLAKNK
- the LOC107211056 gene encoding mitochondrial Rho GTPase 2 isoform X8, yielding MKRDVRILLLGEAQVGKTSLIMALVGEEFPEEVPPRAEEITIPADVTPEKVPTHIVDYSESEQTEEELQEEIAKANVVCMVYDVTKEATIDKIRTKWIPMVNGGLEKGSRIPIILVGNKSDLQMGSSMEVILPIMNQFSEIETCVECSAKNLKNISELFYYAQKAVLHPTAPLYDPEEKQLKPACARALTRIFNLSDQDNNQILSDDELNYFQKSCFGNPLAPQALEDVKMVVWKNTTDGVQDNGLTLNGFLFLNTLFIQRGRHETTWTILRRFGYDDELELTDDYLYPQIRVPPGCSTELNHLGYQFLQRLFEKHDKDQDGALSHTELQNFFSVFPRVPWGPELYNTVCTTDKGLLSLHGFLCQWTLVAYLDVRHCLECLGYLGYPIISEQDSQTQALTVTREKRIDLEKGQTQRNVFLCKVLGARGAGKSAFLQAFLGRSLAAQRENPGQPSLYTINTVQVNGQEKYLILYEVSADTTFTKPSDAACDVACFIYSLSDPKSFSYCASIYKQHYLDSQIPCVFVASKTDLPEASQQPGLFPAEFCYKHCLPPPFLFSCHSQGPPSTTVYTKLATAATFPHLNAVELGVASFWLRVALGAAVTALVGFTLYRLLAKNK